In Thermoleophilia bacterium, one DNA window encodes the following:
- the pgsA gene encoding CDP-diacylglycerol--glycerol-3-phosphate 3-phosphatidyltransferase, with the protein MNPALMVTACRIAVIPGVMALILVDRTGGRYWAFTLYVLAAATDSLDGWLARSRGEVTVAGAFLDPLADKLLVAGALVCLVEVGDVSAWIVMIILAREFAVTGLRMVAVSENLVIPASNFGKAKTLSQNVAIAWIILNVGPVWTETGLLYVAVVLTVLSGAYYFIMARRRLFEVHVPAPDVTGDP; encoded by the coding sequence ATGAACCCCGCCCTCATGGTGACGGCGTGCCGCATCGCCGTGATCCCCGGGGTGATGGCCCTCATCCTCGTCGATCGCACAGGGGGGCGGTACTGGGCATTCACGCTGTATGTGCTGGCGGCCGCAACCGACTCACTCGACGGCTGGCTCGCACGGTCGCGCGGTGAGGTGACCGTGGCCGGGGCCTTCCTCGACCCGCTCGCGGACAAGTTGCTGGTGGCCGGGGCCCTCGTGTGCCTCGTGGAGGTGGGCGACGTTTCGGCATGGATCGTGATGATCATCCTCGCCCGCGAGTTCGCCGTGACCGGCCTGCGTATGGTCGCGGTCAGCGAGAATCTGGTTATCCCCGCGAGCAACTTCGGCAAGGCCAAGACACTCAGCCAGAACGTCGCCATCGCCTGGATCATTCTCAATGTGGGCCCGGTGTGGACCGAGACCGGACTGCTGTACGTCGCCGTCGTGCTCACGGTCCTCTCGGGGGCGTACTACTTCATCATGGCCCGTCGCCGGCTCTTTGAAGTCCACGTTCCAGCCCCCGACGTCACCGGAGATCCGTGA
- the plsY gene encoding glycerol-3-phosphate 1-O-acyltransferase: protein MNFAIAIIAAYFLGAMPFALLAGKMKGVDLRAAGSGNLGATNVFRNLGRTAGIVVMALDIAKGVGAVLIAESLTGAPWPMVAGAVAIIGHVFPVWTKFRGGKGVAVGAGVLIGLAPAAAGVMIGIWVVLVLVTRYVSVASIIAALSAAPLAWAFGTPWSYVGFVALVSLVVIGTHRGNIVRLARGEETRISFGRKAPAPPRA from the coding sequence GTGAACTTCGCCATCGCCATCATCGCCGCCTACTTCCTCGGCGCGATGCCGTTCGCCCTTCTCGCGGGCAAGATGAAGGGCGTTGATCTCCGGGCCGCCGGGAGCGGCAATCTCGGTGCCACCAACGTGTTTCGCAACCTGGGGCGTACGGCCGGCATCGTGGTGATGGCCCTCGACATCGCGAAGGGCGTGGGCGCTGTGCTTATCGCCGAGTCCCTCACCGGTGCCCCGTGGCCCATGGTCGCCGGTGCCGTGGCGATCATCGGTCACGTTTTCCCGGTGTGGACCAAGTTCCGGGGAGGCAAGGGGGTGGCGGTGGGGGCCGGCGTCCTCATCGGCCTCGCACCGGCGGCGGCCGGGGTGATGATCGGTATCTGGGTCGTCCTCGTCCTTGTCACGCGGTACGTGTCGGTGGCCAGCATCATCGCCGCGCTCTCCGCCGCCCCACTCGCATGGGCCTTCGGCACCCCGTGGTCCTACGTGGGGTTCGTCGCCCTCGTCTCCCTCGTCGTCATCGGGACGCACCGCGGCAACATCGTGCGCCTCGCGCGGGGGGAGGAGACCCGCATCAGCTTCGGTCGGAAGGCCCCCGCCCCTCCGCGAGCGTGA